A single genomic interval of Syntrophobotulus glycolicus DSM 8271 harbors:
- a CDS encoding methyl-accepting chemotaxis protein: MKNLSISKKLIVGFGIVLALMIMSIVLSIVSISSVGTQTEKYGSMTVPNVSSTWEMRRDLVSAQRYMLRAFVATDRQAIQKELDKSAADAQNILVNLEKYAANQPDSSQNEKVSEFKTVLANAATAREDIVGKLLLGTDQALADAEKKFNEVYVPYFDQAAAIIVELSDAEAVRADQQSAAAKSAQTTAWVMLLVIAAGSLAITVIVISAIRKSILNPVREIVDVYEEMAKGNMQVDIQYESRDEMGKMAQSIKKTNALLSGYIGDISDKLGQMSHGDMRIRVDMDYIGDFAAIKQAMQNTTSALNDTLSIINTAAEQVSTGAAQVSSGAQALASGSTEQASSVEELTVSIGKIAEQATENSENVKTATQYVEEAVAGVGTGNEHMEQLTEAMAEIGSASDQITNITKVIEDIAFQTNILALNAAIEAARAGNAGKGFAVVADEVRNLAAKSAEAAKQTAELIQASVVTVNKGTQTTAQTAQILHEVGEKAKMVNDSIIKIEQASAEQAGAIEQIKEGLAQVSSVVQTNAATAEENSATSEEMSAQAATLQEEVGKFKLSDGYEQDRPVSSSLFRELPETRSGLLQAAASSDLGKY, translated from the coding sequence ATGAAAAATCTATCCATCAGCAAAAAGTTAATTGTGGGCTTCGGGATCGTCCTTGCACTAATGATTATGTCCATTGTGCTGTCCATCGTCAGCATCAGCAGTGTCGGCACCCAAACCGAGAAATATGGGAGCATGACCGTTCCCAACGTCTCCAGCACCTGGGAGATGAGGCGGGACCTGGTTTCGGCCCAGCGTTACATGCTGCGGGCCTTTGTCGCCACAGACCGCCAGGCGATCCAGAAGGAGCTGGACAAGTCGGCGGCCGATGCCCAGAACATCCTGGTCAATCTGGAAAAATACGCGGCGAATCAACCCGATTCAAGTCAAAATGAGAAGGTAAGCGAATTTAAAACAGTGCTGGCAAACGCCGCCACGGCCCGGGAGGATATTGTCGGCAAGCTCCTGCTCGGCACCGATCAGGCTCTGGCGGACGCCGAGAAAAAATTTAACGAGGTGTATGTACCGTATTTCGACCAGGCGGCGGCAATCATTGTCGAGCTGTCCGACGCGGAGGCGGTGCGGGCCGATCAGCAGAGCGCGGCGGCCAAGAGCGCTCAAACGACGGCCTGGGTGATGCTTCTGGTCATCGCCGCAGGATCTCTGGCCATCACCGTGATCGTGATCAGCGCGATCCGCAAATCGATATTGAATCCGGTCAGGGAGATTGTTGATGTGTATGAGGAAATGGCCAAGGGCAATATGCAGGTCGATATCCAATATGAAAGCCGTGATGAGATGGGGAAAATGGCCCAGAGCATCAAAAAAACCAATGCCCTGCTCTCCGGCTATATCGGCGATATTTCCGACAAGCTGGGGCAGATGTCCCACGGCGATATGCGGATCAGGGTGGATATGGATTACATCGGCGATTTTGCGGCGATCAAGCAGGCGATGCAAAATACAACGTCAGCCTTGAATGATACCTTATCCATCATCAATACCGCGGCCGAACAGGTCAGCACAGGGGCGGCCCAGGTTTCCAGCGGAGCCCAGGCTCTGGCGTCAGGCTCGACGGAACAGGCTTCATCTGTGGAGGAATTGACCGTTTCCATCGGAAAAATCGCTGAACAGGCCACGGAAAATTCGGAAAATGTCAAAACAGCAACCCAATATGTGGAAGAGGCCGTGGCGGGAGTCGGTACGGGCAATGAACATATGGAGCAGCTCACGGAAGCAATGGCGGAAATCGGTTCGGCGTCCGATCAGATCACCAATATCACAAAGGTTATCGAGGATATCGCCTTCCAGACCAATATTCTCGCCCTGAACGCCGCGATTGAAGCGGCCCGGGCCGGCAACGCCGGCAAAGGCTTCGCGGTGGTGGCCGATGAAGTCCGCAATCTGGCGGCCAAATCGGCGGAAGCGGCCAAGCAGACGGCAGAGCTGATCCAGGCCTCTGTGGTCACGGTAAACAAGGGGACGCAGACAACGGCTCAGACCGCGCAAATCCTGCATGAGGTCGGAGAAAAGGCCAAAATGGTCAATGACAGCATCATCAAGATCGAACAGGCGTCGGCTGAGCAGGCCGGGGCGATTGAACAGATCAAGGAGGGACTGGCCCAGGTCTCCTCTGTTGTGCAGACCAACGCGGCCACAGCGGAAGAAAACTCCGCGACCAGTGAGGAAATGTCCGCCCAGGCCGCCACGCTGCAAGAAGAGGTCGGGAAGTTCAAGCTGAGTGACGGATATGAGCAGGACAGGCCGGTTTCCAGTTCCTTGTTCCGGGAGCTGCCCGAGACGAGGTCCGGTTTGCTTCAGGCCGCGGCCTCCTCTGATCTGGGCAAGTATTAA
- a CDS encoding CheB methylesterase domain-containing protein — METGTQDRKADRIIAIGASTGGTEAIFSILRALSPAIPGIVVVQHIPPVFSRMFAERLDSQTALQVKEAQTGDYADAGRVLIAPGDRHMRVKRIGSRYRVECFDGNKVSGHCPSVDVLFESLAREAGRRAVGILLTGMGYDGARGLLAMRRQGSRTIGQDEASSVVYGMPKAAFEIGAVERQAALGRIPQVLAELIG, encoded by the coding sequence ATGGAGACAGGCACTCAGGACCGGAAAGCAGACAGGATTATCGCCATCGGGGCGTCCACCGGGGGAACCGAAGCCATTTTCAGCATTTTGCGCGCTCTTTCCCCCGCCATTCCGGGGATAGTGGTCGTCCAGCATATCCCGCCCGTTTTTTCCAGGATGTTTGCGGAAAGGCTGGACAGCCAGACCGCTCTGCAGGTCAAGGAAGCTCAAACCGGAGATTACGCTGATGCGGGCCGGGTGCTGATCGCCCCGGGGGACCGCCATATGCGAGTGAAGAGGATCGGCAGCCGCTACCGGGTGGAGTGTTTTGACGGGAACAAGGTCAGCGGCCACTGCCCTTCCGTGGATGTTTTGTTTGAATCCTTAGCCCGGGAAGCGGGCAGAAGGGCGGTAGGAATCCTCCTGACCGGGATGGGCTATGACGGAGCGAGAGGGCTTCTCGCCATGCGGCGCCAGGGCAGCCGGACCATCGGCCAGGATGAGGCCTCCTCCGTCGTGTATGGGATGCCCAAAGCAGCCTTTGAGATCGGGGCCGTGGAAAGACAGGCGGCCTTGGGGCGCATTCCCCAGGTCCTGGCCGAGCTGATCGGGTAG
- a CDS encoding nitroreductase family protein has translation MAAENLIQVNQEQCIKCGLCVKVCRGTLGMGGHGPEVVDDFCIACGHCVAVCPNGALDHRLAPLEKQVLIEKASMPDANTAVRFLRSRRSVRSFQKKRVPRETICELLDIARFAPTACNSQGVSYLVVDDPATLKAIAAAVADWAEDDLRHGALGKSPWSKNTVNTIRGYRENGKDTILRDAPCVIIATAQKERFALGRDNTHFALAYAQLYAPALGLGTCWSGLFEYCAAAGYEPLLQLLQLPENKSVTGALLVGYLAYTFKRLVDREPLQVSWQ, from the coding sequence ATGGCCGCAGAGAATTTGATTCAGGTAAATCAGGAGCAATGCATAAAATGCGGGCTTTGCGTAAAGGTCTGTCGAGGTACGCTTGGCATGGGCGGGCATGGCCCCGAGGTCGTCGATGATTTCTGCATTGCCTGCGGGCATTGCGTAGCGGTTTGCCCAAACGGAGCATTGGATCACAGACTGGCCCCGCTTGAAAAACAGGTCTTGATTGAAAAAGCATCCATGCCGGACGCCAATACGGCAGTCCGCTTTCTCCGGTCACGGCGGTCTGTCCGCTCTTTCCAAAAGAAGCGTGTGCCGCGCGAAACCATCTGCGAACTTCTTGATATTGCCCGTTTCGCACCAACAGCCTGCAATTCACAAGGAGTATCCTATCTTGTTGTGGATGACCCTGCGACCTTAAAAGCAATCGCAGCTGCGGTTGCGGATTGGGCAGAGGATGATTTAAGACACGGTGCTTTGGGGAAATCCCCATGGTCGAAAAACACCGTCAATACCATACGCGGATATCGTGAAAATGGTAAGGATACGATTTTAAGGGATGCGCCCTGTGTGATCATCGCCACGGCACAGAAAGAGCGTTTCGCTCTCGGCCGGGACAACACTCATTTTGCGCTTGCCTATGCCCAGCTCTATGCACCGGCGCTTGGGCTCGGCACTTGCTGGTCAGGGTTATTCGAATATTGCGCTGCAGCGGGATATGAACCTCTGCTGCAACTTCTCCAGCTTCCCGAGAACAAAAGCGTCACAGGTGCGTTGCTCGTTGGATATCTGGCCTATACTTTTAAACGATTAGTGGACAGGGAACCCTTGCAGGTTTCATGGCAATAA
- a CDS encoding chemotaxis protein CheD has protein sequence MDLIVGMGEYKVSNRADDILRTFSLATCVAVTVYSPLKKAAGMIHVVLPFPFDRKDRAERPGYFAETGVPLLINTVCRTYGCKQEELLIQIYGGADSRLEQDIYNVGKKNIDAVKAALIGMGLTIVKADLRGKESRTVSMEVKTGRVEIHRRPI, from the coding sequence ATGGACCTGATCGTAGGCATGGGGGAATACAAGGTATCGAACAGAGCGGACGACATCCTGCGGACCTTTTCCCTGGCAACCTGTGTGGCCGTCACCGTCTACAGCCCGCTGAAAAAAGCGGCCGGGATGATCCATGTGGTCCTTCCTTTCCCCTTTGACCGGAAGGACAGAGCGGAGCGTCCGGGCTATTTCGCGGAAACCGGCGTCCCATTGCTGATCAATACGGTTTGCCGGACATACGGCTGCAAGCAAGAAGAGCTTTTGATCCAAATCTACGGCGGAGCGGACTCCCGGCTGGAGCAGGATATCTATAATGTGGGAAAAAAGAACATTGACGCGGTTAAAGCGGCCCTGATCGGGATGGGGCTGACCATTGTCAAGGCAGACCTGCGGGGAAAGGAAAGCAGGACCGTATCCATGGAAGTGAAAACCGGCAGGGTGGAGATCCACCGCCGGCCGATCTGA
- a CDS encoding PAS domain S-box protein — protein MNQDLYVNILNTLPFGMGYLRLLTDSQGGAEDYLYLEVNPAFEQLTGLRREDILGKKASEIFGENKLGAFDWIDYCSRAARSGKVQETTQWIKERKRYDKVMVIPLSREDFVVVIRDATAEIISAVQKEGNSPLPDDLEAVFNHTHDAISLVEYLNGGFRYIRNNAVHKRMTGFSDISGLGPVELLGEETGGTIEKYYERCMKTGRPLTYEQVFHFAPGKCEWQTEVTPILGDGTIRYLLCTSQDVTDLKAAQKERDILARRLQSTFDQHNAVMLVIDPDSGRIVDANPAACTFYGYTKEELLSLNIDQINMLPSEQVSAMYRQANGKKRNYFLFPHRLKNGEIRPVDVFSCPIEDGEKTLLSSIIFDVSDREEYRGELYREKELLRTTLQSIGDGVVTTDSAGRITSLNSVAQELTGWKNSEAKGKYFSEVFILQNEETGAPAENLVRKVLETGRIIGLANHTELIDRKGRPVPIADSAAPIKTEDGEISGVVMVFRDISNERDQNRQIRFLSYHDYLTGLYNRRYMEEAMILLDTDRNLPLSVVMGDVNGLKITNDVFGHEAGDNLLRHIARLFEKNCRREDIIARWGGDEFVVIMPRTGLDEADQIIRRIKRDHVEMDESGLRLSLSLGCAVRDTMDRSIRAVLREAEGNMYQQKLLDGKSSRNAIINTLLATLYEKSMETEGHAKRMETQCHCIGRSLQLSSKELDELSLLAVLHDIGKVAVNPAILKKPGQLTAEEWAEMKRHPEIGYRIAQATPELANVADFILSHHERWDGKGYPRGLREKEIPLLCRILAVTDAYDAMTNDRVYRKAKSSEEALSELEGNAGTQFDPEIVRLFIQSLQTEGAGRASESPD, from the coding sequence ATGAATCAAGACCTGTATGTGAATATCCTGAATACCCTGCCTTTCGGCATGGGATACCTGCGGCTGCTTACGGACAGTCAGGGCGGGGCGGAGGACTACCTGTACCTGGAGGTCAACCCGGCCTTTGAACAGCTTACCGGCTTGCGCCGCGAGGACATCCTGGGCAAAAAGGCATCGGAGATTTTCGGGGAGAACAAATTGGGGGCCTTTGACTGGATCGACTACTGCTCAAGGGCCGCCCGCTCGGGTAAGGTGCAGGAGACGACACAGTGGATTAAAGAGCGGAAGCGCTATGATAAGGTCATGGTCATTCCCTTGAGCCGGGAGGATTTTGTCGTTGTGATCCGCGATGCCACCGCGGAAATCATTTCCGCCGTTCAAAAGGAAGGAAATTCCCCCTTGCCGGACGACCTGGAGGCGGTGTTCAATCATACCCACGACGCGATAAGCCTTGTAGAATACCTCAATGGCGGGTTCCGCTATATCAGGAACAATGCCGTACATAAAAGAATGACCGGGTTCAGTGACATCAGCGGTCTGGGGCCTGTCGAGCTTCTGGGAGAGGAAACCGGCGGGACGATTGAGAAATATTACGAACGCTGCATGAAGACCGGCCGCCCGCTCACCTATGAACAGGTCTTTCACTTCGCTCCGGGCAAATGTGAATGGCAGACCGAGGTGACGCCGATCCTGGGGGACGGCACAATCCGTTATTTACTGTGCACCAGCCAGGATGTCACCGATCTGAAAGCGGCCCAGAAGGAAAGAGACATCCTGGCCCGCAGGCTGCAGTCCACCTTCGACCAGCATAACGCCGTCATGCTGGTCATTGATCCTGACTCAGGCCGGATCGTGGACGCCAACCCCGCGGCCTGCACCTTTTACGGGTACACCAAGGAAGAGCTGCTCAGCCTCAATATCGACCAGATCAATATGCTGCCCTCTGAGCAGGTCAGCGCCATGTACAGGCAGGCCAACGGGAAAAAACGGAACTATTTTCTTTTCCCGCACCGCCTGAAAAACGGGGAGATCCGGCCTGTGGACGTCTTTTCCTGTCCGATAGAGGACGGGGAGAAGACCCTGCTTTCTTCGATTATTTTTGATGTGAGCGACCGGGAGGAATACCGGGGCGAGCTGTACCGGGAAAAAGAGCTCCTGCGCACGACCTTGCAGTCCATCGGGGACGGAGTGGTGACCACAGACAGCGCCGGGAGAATCACCAGTCTCAATAGTGTGGCCCAGGAGCTTACAGGCTGGAAGAACAGCGAGGCCAAGGGCAAATACTTTTCCGAGGTGTTCATTTTGCAGAATGAAGAAACGGGAGCGCCGGCGGAAAATCTCGTGCGCAAGGTTTTGGAAACCGGCCGGATCATCGGCCTGGCCAACCACACCGAGCTGATCGACCGCAAAGGGCGGCCGGTCCCCATTGCGGACAGCGCCGCCCCCATCAAAACAGAGGACGGGGAAATCTCGGGTGTCGTCATGGTTTTCCGCGATATCAGCAATGAGCGGGACCAAAACAGACAAATTCGTTTTTTAAGCTACCACGATTACCTGACGGGGCTGTATAATAGAAGATATATGGAAGAAGCGATGATTCTGCTGGATACGGACAGGAACCTGCCCCTCTCTGTGGTGATGGGCGATGTGAACGGCCTGAAGATTACCAACGATGTATTCGGACATGAGGCCGGGGACAATCTGCTCCGGCACATCGCCAGGCTGTTTGAGAAAAACTGCCGCCGGGAGGACATCATTGCCCGCTGGGGCGGTGATGAATTTGTCGTGATCATGCCCCGCACCGGGTTGGACGAAGCGGATCAGATCATCCGCAGGATCAAGCGGGATCATGTCGAGATGGACGAGAGCGGTCTGCGCCTGAGCCTGTCCCTCGGCTGCGCGGTCAGGGACACGATGGACAGGAGTATCCGGGCCGTTTTGCGAGAAGCGGAAGGCAATATGTATCAACAGAAGCTTCTGGACGGGAAAAGCAGCCGCAACGCCATCATCAATACCCTGCTGGCGACGCTTTATGAAAAAAGCATGGAGACGGAGGGTCACGCCAAGCGGATGGAGACCCAGTGCCATTGTATCGGCAGAAGTCTTCAGCTGTCCTCCAAGGAGCTGGATGAATTGTCCTTGCTGGCCGTCCTGCACGATATCGGGAAAGTGGCGGTCAACCCGGCTATTCTGAAAAAGCCGGGCCAGCTGACGGCGGAGGAATGGGCCGAGATGAAGCGCCATCCGGAGATCGGGTACCGGATCGCCCAGGCGACGCCGGAGCTGGCCAATGTGGCTGACTTTATCCTCTCCCATCATGAAAGATGGGATGGAAAGGGATATCCGCGGGGGCTCCGGGAAAAAGAGATCCCGCTGCTCTGCCGCATTCTGGCCGTGACGGACGCTTATGACGCCATGACCAATGACAGAGTATACCGGAAGGCGAAAAGCAGTGAAGAAGCGCTCAGCGAGCTGGAGGGAAACGCCGGAACCCAGTTCGATCCTGAAATTGTCAGGTTGTTTATCCAATCTCTGCAGACCGAGGGAGCGGGGCGCGCCAGCGAAAGTCCGGACTAA
- a CDS encoding diguanylate cyclase, producing MKTFLLIALIMITGLIFPLAVQAAPDSPGTELGARDDGGGPGGSGEDGPGKTEPAAGREKLLSAAALAGAVLLVLTAVLLRMLRKNNQALAAAQKELENSRRLMQTFIDADDTMVYLKDEHLNYILLNQAFADFYGCSPETILGRDEFALSAPEFAEGRRKQDLAALERGALVIEEIAVKGRTYTARKFPVRMPGGEYGVGAYIRDITEEHFRQRSRERMLRQNKLLLEVLGRSFGSRQEQLDYALHELLKLAESRYGCICFYDEEKEEFTLQAWAKSIPGEGGVPGRGEGPAEIGIWGEAVRQRRPLIVNAFTPPGLRKEGDLKGHPGLQKLMAVPLFIEGKIVAVAGFGNRPADYGQADAGEMTMLLSGVWNAVQRRASVETLAYERNKYRQTLLSIGDGVMVIDRDKKIEMLNAVACRLTGCSPEAAVGVNYKEVFSLSHEQEGFTIDDPIEKVFLTGEVQELGNHAILTARDGTEYNLEDSAAPIKDDKGALAGVVLVFRDVTEKKEQRKKIEYISFHDSLTGLYNRRFFEEELHRIDTGRNLPISIIMGDVNSLKLTNDIFGHAFGDMLLERVAEVMTSICRADDIIARWGGDEFIILLPRTDSAQAESIAGRIKEEVSAQQIRAIRSSISIGHATKVRMSQDIMQVLGSAETKMYSVKTLERSDVQSRELAAIINSLSANSELESRHAMRVSALCREFGRALELPESEIQKLTEAARLHDIGKIVLEPGFLKKGDNLSPSEWSEMYRHPVIGYRILNSFDHTLELAEVVLAHHENWDGSGYPKGLKGEKIPLLARIISIAGVYDRLRHDPAQAGTRSREEALREIRHYAGTQLDPGLVDAFVEMLENGRLAEPDHSV from the coding sequence ATGAAAACCTTTCTCCTGATCGCGCTCATCATGATAACAGGACTGATCTTCCCGCTTGCGGTCCAAGCGGCGCCGGACAGTCCGGGAACGGAGCTCGGCGCGAGGGATGACGGCGGGGGGCCGGGCGGGAGCGGTGAGGACGGGCCCGGGAAAACGGAGCCGGCGGCCGGACGGGAAAAGCTGCTCAGCGCGGCCGCCCTGGCCGGCGCTGTCCTCCTGGTCCTGACGGCGGTGCTCCTGAGGATGCTCCGGAAAAACAATCAGGCCCTCGCGGCCGCCCAAAAGGAGCTGGAGAACAGCCGCCGCCTGATGCAGACCTTTATCGACGCCGATGACACCATGGTCTACCTTAAGGACGAGCATCTGAACTATATCCTGCTCAATCAGGCTTTCGCCGATTTTTACGGCTGTTCGCCGGAAACCATCCTCGGACGTGACGAGTTTGCGCTGTCTGCCCCGGAATTCGCGGAAGGCCGCAGGAAGCAGGATCTGGCCGCGTTAGAGCGAGGGGCGCTGGTGATCGAGGAGATCGCGGTCAAGGGCAGAACCTACACGGCGCGAAAATTCCCCGTGCGCATGCCCGGCGGAGAGTACGGTGTCGGCGCTTATATCCGGGATATCACGGAAGAACACTTCCGGCAGCGCAGCCGGGAACGCATGCTCAGACAGAACAAGCTGCTTCTGGAGGTGCTGGGCCGCAGCTTCGGCAGCAGGCAGGAGCAGCTTGATTATGCCCTGCATGAGCTTCTGAAATTAGCGGAGAGCCGCTATGGCTGCATCTGCTTTTATGATGAGGAAAAAGAGGAATTTACCCTCCAGGCCTGGGCAAAGAGTATCCCCGGGGAAGGCGGAGTGCCGGGCCGGGGAGAGGGGCCCGCGGAAATCGGAATCTGGGGGGAGGCGGTCAGGCAGCGCCGCCCGCTGATCGTCAATGCGTTCACCCCACCCGGTCTCCGGAAAGAGGGAGACCTCAAAGGGCATCCCGGACTGCAAAAGTTGATGGCGGTTCCCCTTTTCATTGAGGGTAAAATCGTGGCCGTCGCCGGCTTCGGCAACCGGCCGGCCGATTATGGCCAGGCGGACGCCGGGGAAATGACCATGCTGCTGAGCGGGGTATGGAACGCCGTACAGCGCAGAGCATCGGTGGAAACCCTGGCCTACGAGCGCAACAAATACCGCCAGACCCTGCTGTCCATCGGGGACGGGGTCATGGTGATCGACAGGGATAAAAAGATTGAGATGCTCAACGCGGTGGCCTGCAGGCTGACGGGCTGTTCGCCGGAAGCGGCGGTCGGTGTGAATTACAAGGAGGTCTTCTCTCTGTCCCATGAGCAGGAGGGGTTCACCATAGACGACCCCATCGAAAAAGTGTTTTTGACGGGAGAAGTCCAGGAGCTGGGAAACCACGCCATCCTCACGGCCAGGGACGGAACCGAGTACAATCTGGAGGACAGCGCCGCCCCCATTAAGGATGACAAAGGGGCGCTGGCCGGTGTGGTCCTCGTGTTCAGAGATGTCACGGAGAAAAAGGAACAGAGAAAGAAAATTGAATATATCAGCTTCCACGATTCCCTGACCGGCCTGTACAACCGGCGCTTTTTTGAGGAAGAGCTGCACCGGATCGATACCGGGCGCAATCTGCCGATTTCCATCATAATGGGCGATGTCAACAGCCTGAAGCTGACCAACGATATTTTCGGCCACGCTTTCGGCGATATGCTGCTGGAAAGAGTGGCCGAGGTGATGACCAGCATCTGCCGGGCCGATGATATCATAGCCCGCTGGGGCGGCGACGAATTCATCATCCTGCTGCCGCGAACAGACTCCGCACAAGCCGAGTCCATCGCCGGGAGGATAAAAGAAGAGGTGAGCGCCCAGCAAATCCGCGCCATCAGAAGCAGCATTTCCATAGGCCATGCCACCAAGGTGAGGATGTCTCAGGATATCATGCAGGTCCTGGGCAGCGCGGAAACGAAAATGTATTCCGTCAAAACCCTGGAGCGCAGTGATGTGCAGAGCCGGGAGCTGGCCGCCATCATCAATTCCCTCTCCGCAAACAGCGAGCTGGAAAGCCGGCACGCCATGCGGGTGAGCGCGCTGTGCCGGGAGTTCGGCAGGGCGCTGGAGCTGCCGGAATCGGAGATCCAGAAGCTCACGGAAGCGGCGCGGCTTCACGATATCGGGAAAATTGTCCTGGAGCCGGGCTTTCTAAAAAAAGGGGACAATCTCAGTCCGTCAGAATGGAGCGAGATGTACCGGCATCCCGTAATCGGCTACAGGATCCTGAATTCGTTCGACCATACGCTGGAATTGGCGGAGGTGGTGCTGGCTCATCATGAGAACTGGGACGGCTCCGGCTATCCCAAGGGGCTCAAAGGGGAGAAAATACCGCTTCTGGCCCGGATCATCTCAATCGCCGGGGTGTATGACCGCCTGAGGCATGACCCGGCCCAAGCCGGGACGAGAAGCCGGGAGGAGGCGCTCCGGGAGATCAGGCACTACGCGGGGACGCAATTAGACCCGGGGCTCGTGGACGCCTTTGTGGAAATGCTGGAAAACGGCCGGCTTGCGGAACCGGACCACTCAGTCTGA
- a CDS encoding PAS domain-containing sensor histidine kinase, translated as MPQNTDQSERLEFIAAAMAGMGDGVILTDRAGRILDINRSAEQLTGWTEKEAAGKPCGEVFVLVDTVTGKRLESPVFISLRDEAPVGLPKHSALMTREGKTFFISASCSPVRASDGKAQGAVLVFRDIDRLKQIEEELKKERNNLNNVLEALPAGIALVGEDAVVRWVNRPLLELFQIREENILGQRFGNGAHCIYSREKGCGEGEKCRFCEIRQNIGLVLREKVSLKDVMLQRSFHRAEEENCRWLNISFIPLAAAGEKRIVLAIEDITEQKNYEEALQKSRDEAESANRVKSEFLANMSHEIRTPLNGLVGMMDLLSRTDPDEEQQECIRMAKFSANTLFKVIDGILDFSRIEAGKIAIAKISFDLKALLEEVIKIHTVLAEQKGLALEHDIPPDLPPYLTGDPDHLRQILNNLIGNALKFTDRGQIKVSVREIRHQGQQVELEFCVADSGVGISPGKMDLLFKRFSQVDSSVTRRYSGTGLGLAICKQLAELMGGAIRAESEMGKGSVFRFTLVFTAAPGPGPAEREQALSPVIISGSELSRLVGEEPAAGAEQIMILDNQAGAEKCSRVRLGEHGEIIFGKAADTGEKRSAELDILRRALGELRKIIAENRFPLLEEAAHQVKKSALRLGEDELADLSFKTELAARKKKWDSAAQYCLEMTAELRRRDKEA; from the coding sequence TTGCCGCAAAACACAGACCAATCAGAGCGCCTGGAATTTATCGCCGCTGCCATGGCCGGCATGGGAGATGGTGTGATCCTGACGGATCGGGCCGGCCGGATTTTGGATATCAATCGCTCGGCAGAGCAGCTGACGGGCTGGACGGAAAAAGAAGCGGCGGGAAAGCCCTGCGGTGAAGTGTTTGTTTTGGTCGATACCGTCACCGGCAAGCGCCTGGAGAGTCCCGTTTTCATTTCCCTGAGGGATGAGGCGCCGGTGGGCCTGCCGAAGCACTCCGCTCTCATGACCAGGGAAGGAAAAACGTTTTTTATTTCAGCGAGCTGTTCCCCGGTCCGCGCTTCGGACGGCAAAGCGCAAGGCGCGGTGCTGGTGTTCCGCGATATTGATCGGCTGAAACAGATCGAGGAAGAGCTGAAAAAGGAAAGAAACAATCTGAACAATGTGCTGGAGGCCCTGCCCGCGGGAATCGCCCTGGTCGGGGAAGACGCTGTGGTCAGGTGGGTGAACAGGCCCCTGCTGGAGCTCTTTCAGATCCGGGAGGAAAACATCCTCGGCCAGCGTTTCGGAAACGGGGCCCATTGTATCTACAGCAGGGAAAAAGGGTGCGGGGAAGGCGAAAAATGCCGCTTTTGTGAAATCCGCCAAAACATTGGGCTGGTCCTCCGGGAAAAGGTGAGCCTCAAGGACGTGATGCTCCAGCGTTCTTTCCACAGAGCGGAGGAGGAGAACTGCCGCTGGCTGAACATCAGCTTCATCCCGCTGGCCGCGGCCGGGGAAAAGCGGATCGTGCTCGCCATTGAGGACATTACGGAACAAAAGAATTATGAAGAAGCGTTGCAGAAGAGCCGTGATGAGGCTGAATCGGCCAACAGGGTGAAGAGTGAGTTTTTGGCCAATATGAGTCATGAAATCAGGACCCCTTTAAACGGATTGGTGGGGATGATGGACTTGCTCTCCCGGACCGATCCTGATGAGGAACAGCAGGAATGTATCCGGATGGCGAAATTCAGTGCCAATACCCTTTTTAAGGTCATCGACGGCATTCTGGATTTTTCCAGGATCGAGGCCGGCAAGATCGCCATTGCCAAGATTTCCTTTGATCTGAAGGCCCTGCTGGAGGAGGTCATAAAAATCCACACCGTCCTTGCCGAACAGAAAGGCCTGGCCCTGGAACACGACATTCCCCCGGACCTCCCTCCCTATCTGACCGGCGATCCTGACCACCTGCGCCAGATCTTAAACAACCTGATTGGAAATGCCCTCAAGTTTACGGACAGAGGACAGATCAAGGTCAGTGTCCGGGAAATCAGGCATCAAGGACAACAGGTGGAGCTGGAGTTCTGTGTAGCCGATTCGGGGGTCGGCATTTCTCCCGGGAAAATGGACCTGCTGTTCAAACGCTTCAGCCAGGTGGACAGCTCCGTCACCCGAAGGTACAGCGGGACAGGGCTGGGGCTGGCCATCTGCAAGCAGCTGGCGGAGCTGATGGGCGGCGCGATCCGCGCGGAAAGTGAAATGGGAAAAGGGAGCGTCTTCCGCTTTACCCTGGTATTCACAGCGGCCCCCGGCCCGGGGCCCGCGGAGAGGGAGCAGGCCTTGTCCCCGGTCATCATCAGCGGCAGTGAGCTCAGCCGGCTGGTGGGGGAGGAACCGGCGGCCGGAGCCGAACAAATCATGATTCTGGACAACCAGGCCGGGGCCGAAAAGTGCAGCCGGGTCAGACTGGGAGAGCATGGAGAAATCATCTTCGGGAAGGCGGCAGATACCGGGGAGAAGAGGTCCGCTGAGCTGGACATCCTGCGCCGGGCCTTGGGGGAGCTGCGGAAGATCATTGCGGAGAACCGGTTTCCCCTGCTGGAAGAAGCGGCCCATCAGGTCAAAAAGAGCGCCCTTCGGCTGGGAGAGGACGAACTGGCCGATCTCTCGTTCAAAACCGAGCTTGCCGCAAGAAAGAAGAAATGGGACAGCGCCGCGCAATACTGCCTGGAGATGACGGCGGAATTGCGCCGGCGCGATAAGGAGGCCTAG